The following are from one region of the Edaphobacter acidisoli genome:
- a CDS encoding carboxypeptidase-like regulatory domain-containing protein, giving the protein MKLTGLCGAVTFLAVSVLQAQSGAKTHLTVVVMDPTGVAIPQADIQITRSSDTADPVMEADKNGRLVVDAIPGSYNLSVYSAGFVTSKQRIDVHGASQSFEVVLKIGGCTECVTVERKSQKPLPPIRLPALGGIPLTCSNQAFRYVNLGVPAFFRDRGAVRYGISLPPTRFSLDAGLIPLHVWLLNATDKDIVLGACSMFADWDVDVWNGPQRLLSKREQKDKQMWPSGPSCGVDASITVRAHSCSVVNELNLLDDYDLSESLYTVVERPKRDLNSSKPPSRADGLEFQVIGGR; this is encoded by the coding sequence ATGAAACTCACTGGATTATGCGGTGCGGTAACTTTTCTTGCTGTTTCGGTGCTCCAGGCGCAGAGCGGTGCGAAGACGCATTTGACTGTTGTTGTTATGGACCCAACGGGAGTCGCGATTCCGCAGGCAGACATTCAAATTACCCGTTCTTCCGATACGGCTGACCCCGTTATGGAAGCGGACAAAAATGGCCGACTTGTCGTCGACGCCATACCGGGAAGCTACAACCTGTCTGTATACAGTGCTGGATTTGTTACTTCGAAGCAGCGGATTGACGTGCATGGAGCGAGTCAATCCTTTGAAGTGGTACTGAAGATAGGTGGTTGCACCGAGTGTGTGACCGTTGAAAGGAAATCACAGAAGCCGCTGCCTCCGATTCGGCTGCCAGCGCTTGGTGGAATTCCATTGACATGCTCGAATCAGGCATTTAGGTATGTAAATTTGGGAGTGCCGGCCTTCTTTCGGGATCGTGGGGCTGTGCGATATGGCATCTCTCTTCCTCCTACCCGCTTTAGTCTTGATGCGGGGCTCATTCCGCTGCATGTCTGGCTCCTAAACGCAACGGATAAAGATATCGTTCTTGGAGCGTGTTCCATGTTTGCCGACTGGGATGTGGATGTGTGGAATGGACCGCAGAGATTGCTTAGTAAGCGCGAACAAAAGGATAAGCAGATGTGGCCTAGCGGTCCATCGTGCGGGGTGGACGCCTCGATTACGGTGCGCGCGCATAGCTGCTCCGTCGTCAATGAGCTCAATCTATTGGATGATTACGATCTGTCAGAGTCGCTCTACACGGTGGTTGAGCGACCGAAAAGGGACCTGAATTCGTCGAAGCCGCCCAGTCGGGCCGATGGACTGGAGTTTCAGGTTATTGGTGGCAGGTAG
- the guaB gene encoding IMP dehydrogenase, with protein sequence MINLPVPEALTFDDVLLVPSYSDVVPTQVSTQTRLSRNITLNTPLMSAAMDTVTESRLAIAMAQQGGMGVVHRNLSIEQQAGEIDKVKRSESGMIVDPVTIAPEQSIADALEVMRRYKISGVPVTKNKKLVGILTNRDLRFVSRTDLTIDSVMTKTNLITVPVGTTLEQAEQILHQHRVEKLLVVNDDYELKGLITVKDIQKKLKYPNASKDSQGRLRVAGAIGATGDFLERAAALVAARVDALAIDSAHGHSSRVLEAVRDCKKRFPDVDLMAGNIATYDGAMALIDAGADAIKVGIGPGSICTTRMVTGAGMPQITAIAEAYRAASSRGVAVIADGGIKYSGDVTKAIAAGASVVMIGSLFAGVDESPGETILYQGRSFKAYRGMGSLSAMAQGSGERYFQGKEDMDASTERPSLTARETASSNRLAKFVPEGIEGRVPHRGPLEAMVYQLVGGLKSGMGYLGCGTIEDLQTKARFIRISNAGLRESHVHDVIITREAPNYHVE encoded by the coding sequence ATGATCAATCTTCCTGTTCCCGAAGCGCTTACGTTTGATGACGTTCTCCTCGTTCCCTCTTACAGCGATGTTGTTCCTACCCAGGTGAGCACGCAGACGCGGCTGAGTCGGAATATCACGCTCAATACTCCGCTGATGTCGGCGGCGATGGATACCGTGACCGAGTCGCGGCTGGCTATTGCGATGGCGCAGCAGGGCGGGATGGGCGTGGTTCATCGCAATCTGTCGATCGAGCAGCAGGCTGGGGAGATCGACAAGGTGAAGCGGTCGGAGAGCGGGATGATTGTGGACCCGGTGACGATTGCGCCGGAGCAGTCGATTGCCGATGCGCTGGAGGTGATGCGGCGGTACAAGATTTCGGGCGTGCCGGTGACGAAGAACAAGAAGCTGGTCGGGATTCTGACCAATCGCGACCTGCGGTTTGTCTCGCGGACCGATTTGACGATTGATTCGGTGATGACGAAGACGAACCTGATTACGGTTCCGGTGGGCACGACGCTGGAGCAGGCGGAGCAGATTCTGCACCAGCATCGGGTGGAGAAGCTGCTGGTCGTGAACGACGACTACGAGCTGAAGGGCCTGATTACGGTCAAGGACATTCAGAAGAAGCTGAAGTATCCGAATGCGTCGAAGGATTCGCAGGGGCGGCTGCGCGTGGCTGGAGCGATTGGGGCGACGGGGGATTTTCTGGAGCGCGCGGCGGCGCTGGTGGCGGCACGGGTGGATGCGCTGGCGATTGATTCGGCGCATGGGCACTCGTCGCGGGTGCTGGAGGCGGTGCGGGATTGCAAGAAGCGGTTTCCGGATGTGGACCTGATGGCCGGGAATATTGCCACGTACGACGGCGCGATGGCGTTGATTGATGCGGGCGCGGACGCGATCAAGGTGGGGATTGGGCCGGGGTCGATCTGCACGACGCGCATGGTGACGGGCGCGGGTATGCCGCAGATTACGGCGATTGCGGAGGCGTATCGCGCGGCGAGTTCGCGTGGGGTGGCGGTGATTGCGGATGGCGGCATCAAGTATTCGGGCGACGTGACGAAGGCGATTGCGGCGGGAGCGAGCGTGGTGATGATCGGGTCGCTGTTTGCCGGGGTGGATGAGAGCCCGGGCGAGACGATTCTGTATCAGGGGCGGAGCTTTAAGGCGTATCGCGGGATGGGGTCGCTGTCGGCGATGGCGCAGGGGTCGGGTGAGCGGTACTTTCAGGGCAAGGAAGATATGGACGCGAGCACGGAGCGGCCTTCGCTGACGGCGCGCGAGACGGCTTCATCGAACCGGCTGGCGAAGTTTGTGCCGGAGGGGATTGAGGGCAGGGTGCCGCATCGTGGGCCGCTGGAGGCGATGGTGTATCAGCTTGTGGGTGGGCTCAAGTCGGGAATGGGGTATCTGGGCTGCGGGACGATTGAGGACTTGCAGACGAAGGCGCGGTTTATTCGGATCTCGAATGCCGGGCTGCGCGAGAGCCATGTGCATGATGTGATCATCACGCGCGAGGCGCCGAACTATCACGTCGAGTAG
- a CDS encoding TIGR03435 family protein: MLANGIVRVNLHKMFCLFAIGLLILAPNAIAQQNGAKPPAVSPMSPMPANAHPSFEVATIKPANPNETSGNFQIGGHRIFIENETVDSLISAAYAVHPKQIVDEPAWLGTAKFDIEGQADLAGVPNLQQIQEMLQGLLRDRFGLKFHRDKRDLSIYAIKVAKGGPKMTRSPETSYGLPSQTGHGHGGQIERKFTNNSMSDFALGMQTYLDRPVVDETGLAGRYDFTLKWSPDNLPVSEPDAAPGIFTAVQEQLGLKLEATKGPADVLVIDHVERPSPN; this comes from the coding sequence ATGTTGGCCAATGGCATTGTTCGAGTCAATCTGCACAAGATGTTCTGTCTTTTCGCAATCGGTTTATTGATCCTCGCGCCGAATGCGATTGCCCAGCAAAATGGCGCAAAGCCGCCGGCTGTTTCGCCCATGTCCCCGATGCCGGCAAACGCGCATCCGTCGTTTGAAGTGGCCACGATCAAGCCGGCCAATCCTAATGAGACGAGTGGGAATTTCCAGATAGGCGGACATCGCATTTTTATAGAAAACGAGACGGTCGATAGCCTGATATCCGCCGCCTATGCGGTCCATCCGAAGCAGATCGTTGACGAGCCGGCCTGGCTGGGGACGGCGAAGTTCGATATCGAAGGGCAGGCGGATCTGGCAGGGGTGCCGAACCTCCAGCAGATTCAGGAGATGCTGCAAGGGCTCCTGCGGGACAGATTCGGGCTTAAGTTCCATCGGGATAAACGCGACCTTTCGATTTATGCAATCAAGGTGGCGAAGGGTGGTCCGAAGATGACACGAAGTCCTGAAACCTCGTATGGGTTGCCTTCACAGACCGGACATGGACACGGAGGACAGATCGAGAGGAAGTTTACGAATAACTCGATGTCGGACTTTGCACTTGGGATGCAGACGTATCTGGACAGGCCCGTTGTCGATGAGACCGGGCTTGCGGGCAGGTACGACTTCACCTTGAAGTGGTCGCCGGATAATTTACCTGTAAGTGAACCGGATGCCGCGCCAGGTATCTTTACCGCCGTTCAGGAGCAGCTTGGCCTGAAGCTGGAGGCTACAAAAGGCCCCGCAGATGTTCTGGTGATCGACCACGTTGAAAGGCCGTCGCCGAACTAG